A single region of the Brachypodium distachyon strain Bd21 chromosome 3, Brachypodium_distachyon_v3.0, whole genome shotgun sequence genome encodes:
- the LOC100842239 gene encoding mavicyanin: MAGHGLLAAGLVLLAVMAPAFAVDHTVGDSSGWASGVDYTTWASDKTFKVGDTLVFQYGASHNVAEVGSADYSACSASNSIQSFSDQDTKITLTKPGTRYFICGVTGHCAGGMKLAVKVSPAATATTPAPAATPAAPSDTPSTTTPATTTPATTTPAATTPATATSTKSADSVGGASGVDARFAMGPLVGAVGLMGLALMG, encoded by the exons ATGGCAGGACATGGACTTTTGGCTGCAGGTCTGGTACTCCTCGCCGTCATGGCGCCGGCGTTCGCCGTGGACCACACCGTCGGCGACTCGTCGGGATGGGCCAGCGGCGTCGACTACACCACCTGGGCAAGCGACAAAACCTTCAAAGTCGGTGACACGCTTG TGTTCCAGTACGGCGCGTCGCACAACGTGGCGGAGGTTGGGTCGGCGGACTACAGCGCGTGCTCGGCCAGCAACTCCATCCAGTCCTTCAGCGACCAGGACACCAAGATCACGCTCACCAAGCCCGGCACCCGCTACTTCATCTGCGGCGTCACCGGCCACTGCGCCGGCGGCATGAAGCTCGCCGTCAAGGTCTCCCCCGCGGCCACAGCCACCacccccgcgcccgccgcgacgcccgccgcgccgtcggACACGCCCTCGACTACCACCCCAGCGACGACGACCCCAGCGACGACGACCCCAGCGGCTACGACGCCAGCGACGGCGACCTCGACCAAATCGGCGGACAGCGTCGGCGGGGCCAGCGGCGTCGACGCCCGCTTCGCGATGGGCCCGCTTGTTGGGGCCGTGGGCCTTATGGGCCTCGCCCTGATGGGCTAG
- the LOC100841639 gene encoding tryptamine hydroxycinnamoyltransferase 1, with protein sequence MAAAAVPQVHIESVQTGLPTRVVEPDRTRLIAVAAPPLPEAALQRRFRAVLYYRGGEQKAEWEEGVWVKESLGEVLCFYPEMAGRLRRRGDGSWEVKLNDAGVRFQQATVEATMEDFLADKDRVRKESALAPWIDVTAEDPDMCSLLFMQLNRFQDGGYAVGVSCTTLLADPLALARFLLAWARTHAEMKEQNKAAIRPMMQYMAYFQRPEICCKRIRSYPIDSAASAEDNGLHAHTALFRTTNAATAASPESRRALARACIARASEELGGAGAGIRAPPRFSLVVAPEDSARGGTTIETVTADAGGGHAALEAAQWSDLGLEELTLRDAKPVQVSCRIVTRGDEGLVVVMPDGDGFLVSATIPM encoded by the exons GGCAGTGCCACAGGTGCACATCGAGTCCGTGCAGACGGGGCTGCCGACGCGCGTGGTGGAGCCCGACAGGACGCGGCTGATCGccgtggccgcgccgccgctcccggaggcggcgctgcagcgGCGCTTCCGGGCCGTGCTCTACtaccgcggcggcgagcagaaGGCGGAGTGGGAGGAAGGCGTGTGGGTGAAGGAGTCGCTGGGCGAGGTGCTGTGCTTCTACCCGGAGATGGCgggccggctccggcgccggggcGATGGGTCCTGGGAGGTGAAGCTCAACGACGCCGGCGTGCGGTTCCAGCAGGCCACCGTGGAGGCCACCATGGAGGACTTCCTGGCGGACAAGGACCGGGTGCGCAAGGAGTCCGCGCTGGCGCCATGGATCGACGTCACCGCCGAGGACCCGGACATGTGCTCGCTCCTCTTCATGCAG CTGAACCGGTTCCAGGACGGGGGATACGCGGTGGGGGTGAGCTGCACGACGCTGCTGGCGGACccgctggcgctggcgcggTTCCTGCTGGCGTGGGCGCGCACGCACGCCGAGATGAAGGAGCAGAACAAGGCCGCGATCAGGCCCATGATGCAGTACATGGCCTACTTCCAGCGCCCGGAGATCTGCTGCAAGCGCATCCGCTCCTACCCCATCGactccgccgcttccgccgAAGACAACGGCCTCCACGCCCACACCGCGCTCTTCAGGACCACcaacgccgccaccgccgcctcgcccgAATCCCGCCGCGCGCTCGCCAGGGCGTGCATCGCGCGGGCCAGcgaggagctcggcggcgccggcgccggcatcagggcgccgccgcggttCTCGCTCGTCGTCGCCCCCGAGGACTCCGCCCGCGGCGGGACGACCATCGAGACGGTCACCGCGGATGCCGGCGGTGGACACGCCGCGCTGGAAGCCGCGCAGTGGAGCGACCTGGGGCTGGAGGAGCTCACGCTCAGGGACGCCAAGCCCGTGCAGGTGTCGTGCAGAATCGTGACGCGTGGGGACGAAGGGCTCGTCGTCGTGATGCCGGATGGCGATGGTTTCCTCGTCTCCGCGACCATCCCCATGTAG